The Anolis carolinensis isolate JA03-04 chromosome 2, rAnoCar3.1.pri, whole genome shotgun sequence genome has a window encoding:
- the LOC134296608 gene encoding uncharacterized protein LOC134296608, translated as MSEEGDQSPNGAERPLQGARPKREETLQAIASSTGYPRPNGVTQRIPRGGRGVSAAAETSWGSGGSMPETVALRLSILETNLSRLSETVGRLVPLLEENLQKEPGRYGTEREPSKEGDWSQRGQRASTQSPVAARDEGDEEYWRELEFRDRMAREVERQRALGTLRPPSPTELPTPRMGVGVERPLGPGIGSSGLADEGGEERGIQEEEEDVPYDEERRDEGATARPVCGWAEEPTAAADFREPRRMTTGVGRGVFQGAARGNLMQPFPMPPRQHQRAAEWMPRREDLKLEYGGESDELNFFLISIRGYMEDNAHTFPSEASRVRAIGNTLKRGAASWYVQLHARRDPCLRSVPRFLAALENRFRDRLEQLRARDQLKGIKQRDKTVPEYAEEFLHLAERVPEWSEVTKVELFKEGLRPEIFSWAAHRDDPETLQGWIQLAGRVESTLAQVKRFRSGSGQQRPVARGRGETRKQERPGGRPGIPSRGDNNKPKPGCFVCGKTGHRAAECWARKGEPPKAPKPKPATGRRAEEEVQAPESSEKLNYDERRTEEEDEENEGAMSWSQIPGLNFQALNLTS; from the exons atgagtgaagaaggagatcaaagcccaaatggggcagagaggcctttgcaaggggcccggccgaagagagaagaaacgctgcaagccatagcttcctctacgggataccccaggccgaacggcgtgacccagagaattcccaggggaggaagaggcgtctctgcggctgcagaaaccagttggggatctggaggaagtatgccggagaccgtggccctgcggttatccatcctggaaactaatttatccaggctgtcggaaaccgtggggagattggtgccattattggaagagaatctccaaaaggagcccggccgatatggcaccgagagagaaccaagtaaagaaggagattggagccagaggggccagcgagcgtcaacgcagagtcccgtggcggcaagggacgagggagatgaggaatactggcgggagctggagttccgggacagaatggcgcgagaagtggagcgtcagcgagccctgggaactctgaggccgccatctccaacagagctcccaaccccccgaatgggcgtcggggtggaaaggccactggggccagggatcgggtccagtggattggcagacgaaggcggagaggagcgggggatccaggaagaggaggaggatgtgccgtacgacgaggaaaggcgagatgagggggctacagcaaggccagtatgcggatgggcggaagagccgacagcggcggcagactttcgggagccgcgcagaatgaccaccggagtggggcgcggcgtgttccaaggagccgcccgaggaaacctgatgcaacccttccccatgcctcccagacagcatcaacgggctgcagaatggatgcctagaagggaagatctcaaactagaatacggaggggaatcagatgaactgaacttttttctaattagcatcagaggatacatggaagacaatgcacacacattcccctccgaggcaagcagggttcgagccatcggcaacacactaaagcgaggagcagccagctggtatgtgcagcttcatgccagacgcgacccatgcctgaggtcagtgccccgcttcctcgccgcactggaaaaccggttcagagaccggctagagcaattgagggctcgagaccagctgaaaggaataaagcagagggacaaaacagtgcccgagtacgcagaggaattccttcacctcgcggaaagggtaccagaatggtctgaagtgaccaaagtggagttatttaaagagggactgcgccccgagattttcagctgggcagcgcacagagacgaccccgaaacgctccagggatggattcaactagcggggcgcgtcgaatccaccctggcccaagtaaagcgcttcaggagcggcagcggccagcaaagaccggtggcgaggggtcgaggagaaacgaggaagcaggaaagacccggagggaggccggggattccctccagaggagacaacaacaaacctaaaccgggatgctttgtatgtgggaagacgggccatcgagcagcagaatgctgggcccggaagggggagccgccaaaagccccaaagcccaagccagcaaccgggaggcgcgcggaagaggaggtgcaggccccagaatcttcagaaaaactg aactatgatgaaagaagaaccgaagaggaggacgaagaaaacgagggcgccatgtcatggagccagatcccagggctgaatttccaagccctgaatctgacttcataa